One window from the genome of Haloprofundus halobius encodes:
- a CDS encoding PH domain-containing protein, translated as MKLSPLSVPYRVAQKAGSLVFSLVVLFLTGATGLQQAFGAAGLLLAVGVLLVVVFALVGYEVAYYRRYEYELTADTFDIRSGVFSRRTREIPLGRIQNVDISRNVVQRFLDIAAVDFETAGGSETEAAIRYVSFEEAKRLQRAVGRRKRGETGDGDDSTADRTELLFALSDRELALVGLLSFDLRIPGIVAFLASSSVPILSSLVPSLSELTVLAVGGVLLAVAILLFSWLVGAVVAVLNYYGFRLSQTTDELRYERGLVQRYDGSIPFDKVQTLTVEENPLKRRFGYATLAIETAGYAPGQGGSYGSEAAVPLARVDRVLALARDIDEFGEFDFRRPPKRIRRRYVGRYLIVLGILLAALYGVNYALGGSYPWYVPTVALPLVPVAAHYKWKHRGYWLDERHVVTRNGFWNRQTRIVPYHRIQTLVDTQTIFQRRWRVATVTIDTAGSRSLAARDAAAVDIDRDEAERLRSTLETRLQEALVARRREVDADESDDGSDNGSEGEVSRNGEYGETSVDEPRHNETESEDSTYTDDSTPADNSTQADNSTQADNSTPADDAESPSDDSPSTT; from the coding sequence ATGAAACTCTCGCCGCTGTCGGTTCCGTACCGGGTCGCTCAGAAGGCGGGGAGCCTCGTCTTCTCGCTCGTCGTCCTCTTTCTCACCGGCGCGACGGGTCTCCAGCAGGCGTTCGGCGCGGCGGGTCTCCTCCTCGCGGTGGGCGTCCTCCTCGTCGTCGTCTTCGCGCTCGTCGGCTACGAGGTGGCGTACTACCGGCGCTACGAGTACGAACTCACCGCCGACACGTTCGACATCCGGTCGGGGGTGTTCTCCCGGCGGACTCGCGAGATCCCGCTCGGCCGGATTCAGAACGTCGACATCAGCCGCAACGTCGTCCAGCGCTTTCTCGACATCGCGGCCGTCGACTTCGAGACGGCGGGCGGCAGCGAGACGGAGGCGGCGATTCGCTACGTCAGCTTCGAGGAGGCAAAGCGACTGCAGCGCGCCGTCGGCCGCCGCAAGCGGGGCGAAACCGGGGACGGCGACGATTCGACGGCCGACCGGACCGAACTGCTGTTCGCGCTCTCGGACCGGGAGTTGGCGCTCGTCGGCCTGCTCTCGTTCGACCTCCGGATACCGGGTATCGTCGCGTTCCTCGCCTCCAGTTCGGTGCCGATTCTCTCCTCGCTCGTCCCGTCGCTGTCCGAACTCACCGTCCTCGCCGTCGGCGGCGTGCTGCTGGCCGTCGCCATCCTGCTGTTCTCGTGGCTCGTGGGCGCCGTCGTCGCGGTGCTGAACTACTACGGCTTTCGGTTGTCGCAGACGACCGACGAACTCCGGTACGAACGCGGCCTCGTCCAGCGTTACGACGGGTCGATTCCGTTCGACAAAGTTCAGACGCTCACCGTCGAGGAGAACCCCCTCAAGCGACGGTTCGGCTACGCCACCCTCGCCATCGAGACGGCTGGCTACGCGCCGGGACAGGGCGGCAGCTACGGGTCGGAAGCCGCGGTTCCGCTGGCGCGCGTGGACCGGGTTCTCGCACTCGCTCGCGACATCGACGAGTTCGGCGAGTTCGACTTCCGGCGGCCGCCGAAACGCATCCGCCGCCGCTACGTCGGCCGGTATCTCATCGTCCTCGGCATCCTTCTCGCGGCGCTCTACGGCGTGAACTACGCCCTCGGCGGGAGCTATCCGTGGTACGTGCCCACCGTCGCCCTGCCCCTGGTTCCGGTGGCCGCACACTACAAGTGGAAACACCGCGGCTACTGGCTGGACGAGCGCCACGTCGTGACACGGAACGGCTTCTGGAACCGCCAGACGCGAATCGTTCCCTACCACCGCATCCAGACGCTCGTCGACACGCAAACCATCTTTCAGCGCCGCTGGCGCGTCGCGACCGTCACCATCGACACCGCGGGGTCGCGGTCGCTCGCCGCTCGCGACGCCGCCGCCGTCGACATCGACCGCGACGAAGCCGAGCGACTGCGCTCGACGCTCGAAACGCGGTTACAGGAGGCGCTCGTGGCACGCCGACGGGAGGTGGACGCAGACGAGAGCGACGACGGGAGCGACAACGGGAGCGAGGGCGAGGTGAGCAGAAACGGCGAGTACGGCGAGACGTCGGTTGACGAACCCCGACATAATGAGACGGAATCCGAAGACTCGACGTACACCGACGACTCGACACCAGCCGACAATTCGACACAGGCTGACAATTCGACACAGGCTGACAATTCGACACCGGCCGACGACGCGGAGTCGCCGAGCGACGACAGTCCAAGTACGACTTGA
- a CDS encoding PH domain-containing protein, whose amino-acid sequence MMRLDPRVQLLWSLRALVVAAIFGALAAVLDFFVFERGIWLPIVVFLGVLGLGVVLAALRYRYWRYEVRDDSLYLERGVFTRVRTVVPFVRIQHVDSSRSPVERLAGLATTVVYTAGSRGADVTIPGLSASDSDDLQERIKRLAIRAEGDDAV is encoded by the coding sequence ATGATGCGACTCGACCCCCGCGTACAGTTGCTCTGGTCGCTTCGGGCGCTGGTCGTCGCGGCTATCTTCGGTGCTCTCGCTGCTGTCCTCGACTTCTTCGTCTTCGAGCGCGGTATCTGGCTCCCGATCGTCGTCTTCCTCGGCGTTCTCGGTCTCGGCGTCGTCCTCGCCGCCCTCCGGTATCGCTACTGGCGCTACGAGGTCCGCGACGACTCGCTGTATCTGGAGCGCGGGGTGTTCACCCGCGTCCGCACGGTGGTTCCGTTCGTCCGCATCCAGCACGTCGACTCCTCGCGGTCGCCGGTCGAACGTCTCGCCGGACTGGCGACTACCGTCGTTTACACCGCCGGTTCGCGCGGCGCGGACGTCACCATCCCTGGGCTGTCGGCGTCGGATTCCGACGACCTCCAGGAGCGGATAAAGCGGTTGGCCATCCGTGCCGAGGGTGACGACGCGGTATGA
- a CDS encoding DUF7260 family protein encodes MTTERPTLDSAEQSVRDARRLVREERRRTVDEREAFRAFAERLRDIQPATGRAVPAAVRGTNAGDAGPKAAKRVLDAYRQTVMAVPHYEAEYGDTIGRSIVEEFGTSVGGALVSADGLTPELRRVVVEATKGAASDRESFLGLLDEEVRSLTTVLDRVGSISETLRALDDTPLPERSFDDLCELRGRVSALERRATDLHAERQRRISGHRQRLGIPAVDLPTFLYQERPYTYPALSAAATLAETIRRACRRVDRQLTATP; translated from the coding sequence ATGACGACGGAGCGACCGACGCTCGACTCGGCCGAGCAGTCGGTTCGGGACGCTCGTCGGCTGGTTCGCGAGGAGCGGCGCAGAACCGTCGACGAACGCGAGGCGTTTCGGGCGTTCGCGGAGCGACTCCGAGACATCCAGCCGGCCACCGGTCGGGCGGTCCCGGCGGCGGTCAGAGGGACGAACGCCGGGGACGCCGGACCGAAAGCAGCAAAGCGGGTCCTCGACGCGTACCGGCAGACGGTGATGGCCGTCCCGCACTACGAGGCAGAGTACGGCGACACCATCGGCCGGAGTATCGTCGAGGAGTTCGGAACCAGCGTCGGCGGCGCGCTCGTCTCTGCGGACGGGCTGACCCCCGAACTCCGGCGCGTCGTCGTCGAAGCGACGAAGGGTGCGGCGTCCGACCGCGAGTCGTTTCTCGGACTCCTCGACGAGGAGGTGCGCTCGTTGACGACCGTTCTCGACCGCGTCGGTTCCATCTCGGAGACGCTCCGTGCGCTCGACGACACACCGCTCCCGGAACGGTCCTTCGACGACCTCTGCGAACTCAGAGGGCGCGTCTCCGCGCTCGAACGCCGGGCGACCGATCTGCACGCCGAGCGCCAGCGCAGAATCAGCGGCCATCGCCAGCGACTCGGCATCCCCGCCGTCGACCTGCCGACGTTTCTCTATCAGGAGCGACCGTACACGTATCCGGCGCTCTCCGCCGCCGCGACGCTCGCCGAGACGATTCGACGCGCCTGCCGACGCGTCGACCGACAGTTGACCGCGACGCCCTGA
- a CDS encoding DUF4349 domain-containing protein yields MRVSSRTIATLAVTFLLVTAGCAASDSSGGAAGGQSGDFATSGGGDGGAATEAAADGETANAEGDTQFAQRREIIRTGELRMQVDELEPARDNLTAAAAARGGYVSDTSVSNRGEGNDTWSEGRVVIRVPQENYTSMLDAAKAEGDVQYEETTTEDVTDEVVDLEARLENLRAERDRLRELYDQANETEDVLAVQRELSDVQSEIERLEGRLQSLEQRVAYSTLTVHLEEPRPEGLYDRAAWYDTGVLSAFLDSVDGVGVTLRALVVGLAYAAPYLLVFGVPVVGAAVLLVRRIRGSRPFGD; encoded by the coding sequence ATGCGTGTCAGCTCACGGACGATCGCGACGCTGGCGGTCACGTTCCTGTTAGTGACGGCGGGGTGTGCGGCCAGCGACAGTAGTGGGGGCGCCGCCGGGGGCCAGAGCGGAGACTTCGCGACCAGCGGCGGAGGTGACGGCGGCGCGGCGACCGAGGCCGCCGCCGACGGCGAGACGGCGAACGCCGAGGGCGACACCCAGTTCGCCCAGCGCCGCGAGATAATCCGCACCGGCGAGTTGCGGATGCAGGTCGACGAGTTAGAGCCCGCCCGCGACAACCTGACCGCGGCCGCCGCCGCCCGCGGCGGCTACGTCAGCGACACGAGCGTCTCGAATCGCGGTGAGGGGAACGACACGTGGTCGGAGGGCCGCGTCGTCATCCGCGTCCCGCAGGAGAACTACACGTCGATGCTCGACGCCGCGAAGGCCGAAGGCGACGTGCAGTACGAGGAGACGACGACCGAGGACGTGACGGACGAGGTCGTCGACTTGGAGGCCCGACTGGAGAACCTCCGCGCCGAACGCGACCGTCTCCGCGAACTGTACGACCAGGCCAACGAGACCGAGGACGTGCTGGCGGTTCAGCGGGAACTCTCGGACGTCCAGTCCGAAATCGAGCGCCTCGAAGGCCGACTGCAGTCGCTCGAACAGCGAGTCGCCTACTCGACGCTCACCGTCCACCTCGAAGAACCCCGACCCGAGGGGCTGTACGACCGCGCCGCGTGGTACGACACCGGCGTGCTGTCGGCGTTCCTCGACTCCGTCGACGGCGTCGGCGTCACGCTCCGCGCCCTCGTGGTCGGACTGGCTTACGCCGCGCCGTATCTGCTCGTCTTCGGCGTCCCCGTCGTCGGCGCGGCGGTCCTCCTCGTTCGCCGCATCCGCGGCAGTCGGCCGTTCGGCGACTGA
- a CDS encoding inositol monophosphatase family protein, translated as MTAVDVDELAAVAERAVRAGGEFLRDEFRNGTVDGEYGTDDVKAAADRAAEERVVSAIRESFPDHAIHAEEAGRSGSNRYEWVVDPLDGTNNFAAGLPMFASAVAVVDDGAPVVSAIYEPLPESLYLARRGRGATVNGERIESERGSDDRLPLEHGTVSFVLGLPAIRDPNLHERGREMAAALNGVCKRVLETWSPCVDWGLLATGRIEGLVAFRPDVYEQYAGSLLAAEADVESVESETTYVAAADRATLEALVEALPASVRPKLE; from the coding sequence ATGACAGCTGTCGACGTCGACGAGTTGGCCGCGGTGGCCGAACGGGCGGTTCGCGCCGGTGGCGAGTTTCTCCGCGACGAGTTCCGAAACGGCACGGTCGACGGCGAGTACGGTACCGACGACGTGAAGGCGGCCGCCGACCGCGCCGCCGAGGAGCGAGTCGTCTCCGCGATTCGCGAGTCGTTCCCCGACCACGCCATCCACGCCGAGGAGGCGGGGCGCTCCGGGTCGAACCGCTACGAGTGGGTCGTCGACCCGCTGGACGGGACGAACAACTTCGCGGCGGGCCTGCCGATGTTCGCCTCCGCCGTCGCCGTCGTCGACGACGGGGCGCCCGTCGTCTCGGCCATCTACGAACCGCTGCCCGAGTCGCTGTATCTCGCGCGTCGGGGCCGCGGGGCGACGGTGAACGGGGAGCGCATCGAGTCCGAGCGCGGGAGCGACGACCGCCTGCCGCTCGAACACGGTACCGTCTCGTTCGTCCTCGGACTGCCGGCGATCCGCGACCCGAACCTGCACGAGCGGGGCAGAGAGATGGCCGCCGCGCTCAACGGCGTCTGCAAACGGGTTCTGGAGACGTGGTCACCCTGCGTCGACTGGGGGCTGCTCGCGACCGGGCGAATCGAGGGGCTCGTCGCCTTCCGCCCCGACGTCTACGAGCAGTACGCGGGGTCGCTGTTGGCGGCGGAGGCCGACGTCGAGTCCGTCGAATCCGAAACCACGTACGTCGCCGCCGCTGACCGCGCGACGCTGGAGGCACTCGTCGAGGCGCTTCCGGCGTCCGTTCGGCCGAAACTCGAATAG
- a CDS encoding S9 family peptidase, which produces MSEPVPLESFYDFTEISSAFDVSPDGQRLAFVAAESDQREEKRLTSLFVAPTDGSRDPHRLTRVPGGSQPTWGPDGERLAFVAAREEDTERRVGWQEKEDERDEETHGDDSNGDGENGSDSDEPKSQVWLFDLALGGDARQVTEFDEGVREFDWSPDGDRLVVAARDPTEEEREYLDDRRDGGPIETERLQHKADGVGYLDSVTTYLFVVDIESGDSERLDDAYGGGAFEALSGMNPAWGPSDRIAFTSCRLENPDDTMVRDVYTVDPDGGSLEQRTDSDLAANAPTWSPDGDSLAFVGSDPENWYVPSQLFVHDGDEYGSLTADFDRTVARGASPQWADDETLYVLVGDEGKTRPIRVKTDGSVERVFAAQGDDRAVKGFDVGGDSAGVLLSHPSEGQDLFAVGVEDLADDEGEPEPLTRLSRVNDEFTEEYEMPQVRRVTYESDGWDVEGIVYAPPEFDFDEPESHPLVVAIHGGPISYDEPEFRFTHAAFTSRGYVVFRPNYRGGSSYGRQFAETLRGRWGTVEVEDIAAGIEAMVDRGYADADRVFGHGFSYGGIAQGFLVTQTDLLTAAAPEHGLYDLRSAYGTDDSHIWTETEYGVPWEDGGALDASSSILDVGDLSTPLLVMAGEEDWRCPPSQSEQLYVSAKKRGVDAKFVLYPDEHHNVGDPDRAIHRLEQILAWYERHDPASE; this is translated from the coding sequence ATGAGCGAACCCGTACCACTCGAATCCTTCTACGACTTCACCGAGATCTCGTCGGCGTTCGACGTCTCGCCGGACGGCCAGCGACTCGCCTTCGTCGCCGCCGAGTCCGACCAACGCGAGGAGAAGCGACTCACCTCGCTGTTCGTCGCCCCGACCGACGGGAGTCGAGACCCGCACCGACTGACCCGCGTCCCCGGCGGCAGTCAACCGACGTGGGGCCCCGACGGCGAGCGACTCGCCTTCGTCGCCGCGCGCGAGGAGGACACCGAGCGCCGCGTCGGATGGCAGGAGAAGGAGGACGAGAGAGACGAAGAGACGCACGGCGACGACTCGAACGGCGACGGCGAAAACGGTAGCGACAGCGACGAACCCAAATCCCAGGTGTGGCTGTTCGACCTCGCGCTCGGCGGCGACGCCCGGCAGGTCACCGAGTTCGACGAGGGCGTCCGCGAGTTCGATTGGTCACCCGACGGCGACCGACTCGTCGTCGCCGCGCGCGACCCGACCGAGGAGGAACGGGAGTACCTCGACGACCGGCGCGACGGCGGCCCCATCGAGACCGAACGCCTCCAGCACAAAGCCGACGGCGTCGGCTACCTCGACTCGGTGACGACGTACCTGTTCGTCGTCGATATCGAATCGGGCGACAGCGAGCGACTCGACGACGCCTACGGCGGCGGGGCGTTCGAGGCGCTCTCGGGGATGAACCCCGCGTGGGGACCGAGTGACCGGATCGCGTTCACCTCCTGCCGTCTGGAGAACCCCGACGACACGATGGTTCGGGACGTGTACACCGTCGACCCCGACGGCGGGAGTCTGGAGCAGCGGACCGACTCGGACCTCGCCGCGAACGCGCCGACGTGGTCGCCCGACGGCGACTCTCTCGCCTTCGTCGGCAGCGACCCCGAGAACTGGTACGTCCCCTCGCAGTTGTTCGTCCACGACGGCGACGAGTACGGGTCGCTGACGGCGGACTTCGACCGAACCGTCGCCCGCGGCGCGAGTCCGCAGTGGGCCGACGACGAGACGCTGTACGTGCTCGTCGGCGACGAGGGGAAGACGCGGCCGATTCGCGTCAAGACCGACGGGAGCGTCGAACGCGTCTTCGCGGCGCAGGGTGACGATCGCGCGGTGAAGGGGTTCGATGTCGGTGGCGACAGCGCCGGAGTGCTCCTCTCGCACCCGAGCGAGGGGCAGGACCTGTTCGCGGTCGGTGTCGAGGACCTCGCCGACGACGAAGGCGAACCGGAGCCGCTGACTCGCCTCTCCCGGGTGAACGACGAGTTCACCGAGGAGTACGAGATGCCGCAGGTACGCCGGGTGACCTACGAATCAGATGGATGGGACGTGGAGGGAATCGTCTACGCGCCCCCCGAGTTCGACTTCGACGAGCCTGAATCGCACCCGCTCGTCGTCGCCATCCACGGCGGCCCCATCTCCTACGACGAACCCGAGTTCCGCTTTACGCACGCGGCGTTCACCTCCCGCGGCTACGTCGTCTTCCGGCCGAACTACCGCGGCGGCTCCTCGTACGGCCGGCAGTTCGCCGAGACGCTCCGCGGGCGCTGGGGCACCGTCGAGGTCGAGGACATCGCCGCCGGCATCGAGGCGATGGTCGACCGCGGCTACGCCGACGCCGACCGCGTCTTCGGCCACGGCTTCTCCTACGGCGGCATCGCGCAGGGCTTCCTCGTCACGCAGACGGACCTCCTGACCGCCGCCGCGCCCGAACACGGCCTCTACGACCTTCGCTCGGCGTACGGCACCGACGACAGCCACATCTGGACCGAGACGGAGTACGGCGTCCCGTGGGAGGACGGCGGGGCGCTCGACGCCTCCTCCAGCATCCTCGACGTCGGCGACCTCTCGACACCGTTACTGGTGATGGCGGGCGAGGAGGACTGGCGCTGTCCGCCGTCGCAGTCCGAGCAACTGTACGTCAGCGCGAAGAAGCGGGGCGTCGACGCGAAGTTCGTCCTCTACCCGGACGAACACCACAACGTCGGCGACCCCGACCGCGCGATTCACCGACTGGAACAGATTCTGGCGTGGTACGAGCGCCACGACCCGGCGTCGGAGTGA
- a CDS encoding FAD-dependent oxidoreductase, producing the protein MPTVDSVDVAVLGGTPGGIAAAVRAARDGVETLLISYNRHLGGMMAGGLSYTDTLIQKPRAPILQEFFDAVRDHYAESYGEDSKQYEFCEGGYIFEPHVAEELFDRLVDDEPNLTVLRAYRPISAERTGRTVQSLRIEPFDPQTGKRRDGDERRVGADVFVEATYEGDLAATVGVPYRVGRESRSEHDEQFAGRLFTGIRGDRFYPREAVGNEDDSAPADRRGPLDVAPEKQQGELDLTPHPAGLTEIFPGSTGEGDDAIQAYNYRLCLSRDPENRRRPEKPANYDREEFLSELPEIETSGLRSYLLLRYLPNEKADMNSADLPGENHDYPEADWERRAEQARRHREYALGLLYFLQNDEAVPEAIRDDAREWGLAADEFEDTDNFPWQLYVREARRIEGRYTFTENDARHAPGLDRTPVHADSVAVAEYPLDSHACHEERQLGSQPEGFFYASQVTRPSQIPYRAMLPRGVDNLVVPVPLSATHVAYGTIRLEPTWLHIGESAGAAAALAVETGDAPAALDSSRVQRRLADSGVSLSFFNDIDAETDAAWTPAVQYLATKGFFAGYDARPSESLSRPVADAWISAAAELREESVVDASALARRLPTSDSVDADDSVTADAFATELSDALEDDVSLPDAVGGDAPISRGNACLVVYRALAE; encoded by the coding sequence ATGCCGACTGTCGATTCTGTAGACGTCGCCGTTCTCGGCGGCACGCCCGGCGGCATCGCCGCCGCAGTTCGCGCCGCCAGAGACGGCGTCGAGACGCTCCTGATTAGCTACAACCGCCACCTCGGTGGGATGATGGCCGGCGGGCTGAGCTACACGGACACGCTGATACAGAAACCCCGCGCGCCCATCCTCCAGGAGTTCTTCGACGCCGTCCGCGACCACTACGCCGAGAGCTACGGCGAGGACTCCAAACAGTACGAGTTCTGCGAGGGCGGCTACATCTTCGAACCGCACGTCGCCGAGGAGCTGTTCGACCGGCTCGTCGACGACGAACCGAACCTGACGGTCCTGCGTGCGTACCGCCCGATTTCGGCAGAACGGACGGGCCGAACCGTCCAGTCGCTCCGAATCGAACCGTTCGACCCCCAAACTGGGAAACGACGCGACGGCGACGAGCGCCGCGTCGGGGCCGACGTGTTCGTCGAGGCGACGTACGAGGGCGACCTCGCGGCGACCGTCGGCGTCCCGTATCGCGTCGGCCGTGAGTCCCGGAGCGAACACGACGAGCAGTTCGCCGGGCGGCTGTTCACGGGCATCCGCGGCGACCGCTTCTATCCGCGCGAGGCCGTCGGCAACGAGGACGACAGCGCGCCCGCCGACCGACGTGGACCGCTCGACGTTGCCCCCGAGAAACAGCAAGGCGAACTCGACCTCACCCCGCACCCTGCGGGACTCACCGAAATCTTCCCCGGCAGCACCGGCGAGGGCGACGACGCGATCCAGGCGTACAACTATCGCCTCTGTCTGAGCCGTGACCCCGAGAACCGCCGTCGACCCGAGAAACCGGCGAACTACGACCGCGAGGAGTTCCTCAGCGAACTCCCCGAAATCGAAACGTCCGGCCTCCGTTCGTACCTACTGCTCCGGTATCTCCCCAACGAGAAGGCGGATATGAACTCGGCGGACCTCCCCGGCGAGAACCACGACTACCCCGAAGCCGACTGGGAGCGCCGGGCCGAGCAAGCGCGGAGACATCGCGAGTACGCGCTCGGCCTGCTGTACTTCCTACAGAACGACGAAGCAGTCCCGGAGGCGATTCGAGACGACGCCCGCGAGTGGGGACTCGCGGCGGACGAGTTCGAAGACACCGACAACTTCCCGTGGCAACTGTACGTCCGCGAGGCGCGGCGCATCGAGGGACGGTACACGTTCACCGAGAACGACGCCCGCCACGCGCCCGGCCTCGACCGAACGCCGGTGCACGCCGACAGCGTCGCCGTCGCGGAGTATCCGCTCGACTCGCACGCCTGCCACGAGGAGCGGCAACTCGGCAGCCAACCCGAGGGGTTCTTCTACGCCTCGCAGGTGACGCGGCCCTCCCAGATTCCGTACCGGGCGATGCTCCCGAGAGGCGTCGACAACCTCGTCGTCCCCGTGCCGCTCTCGGCGACACACGTCGCCTACGGGACGATTCGGCTCGAACCGACGTGGCTCCACATCGGCGAGTCGGCGGGCGCCGCCGCCGCGCTGGCGGTCGAGACGGGAGACGCACCCGCAGCACTCGATTCCTCGCGCGTCCAGCGCCGACTCGCAGATTCGGGCGTCTCGCTCTCCTTCTTCAACGACATCGACGCCGAGACGGACGCGGCGTGGACGCCTGCGGTTCAGTATCTCGCCACGAAGGGGTTCTTCGCCGGCTACGACGCCCGGCCGAGCGAATCGCTGTCGCGGCCCGTCGCCGACGCGTGGATCTCGGCCGCCGCCGAACTGCGAGAAGAGAGCGTCGTCGACGCGTCGGCGCTCGCTCGGCGACTGCCGACGAGCGACTCGGTCGACGCTGACGATTCGGTCACCGCCGACGCGTTCGCCACCGAGCTCTCGGACGCGCTGGAAGACGACGTGTCGCTTCCGGACGCCGTCGGCGGCGACGCGCCCATCTCGCGGGGCAACGCCTGTCTCGTCGTCTACCGTGCGCTCGCGGAGTAG
- a CDS encoding macro domain-containing protein, with translation MKHRVVQGDIAAQSADALVNAAGTSLRMGSGVAGALRRAAGAELNEEAMSKGPVDLGGVAVTDAYDLDADYVIHAAAMPHYGDGKATERSIRDATRNALEAADERGCESLVIPALGCGVAGFPLDEGARLIAEEIRAFEPRSLRDVRFIAYSDEEYETVRRVADSVSGETE, from the coding sequence ATGAAACACCGAGTCGTCCAGGGAGACATCGCTGCACAGTCGGCGGACGCGCTCGTCAACGCCGCGGGGACGAGTCTCCGCATGGGGTCGGGGGTCGCCGGGGCGCTCCGGCGCGCCGCGGGCGCCGAACTCAACGAGGAAGCGATGTCGAAAGGGCCGGTCGACCTCGGCGGGGTCGCCGTTACCGACGCGTACGACCTCGACGCCGACTACGTGATTCACGCGGCGGCGATGCCCCATTATGGAGACGGGAAAGCGACCGAACGGAGCATCCGCGACGCGACGCGGAACGCGCTCGAAGCGGCGGACGAACGCGGCTGCGAGTCGCTCGTGATTCCGGCGCTCGGTTGCGGCGTCGCGGGGTTCCCACTCGACGAGGGCGCGCGGCTCATCGCCGAGGAGATACGAGCGTTCGAGCCACGGTCGCTTCGCGACGTTCGGTTCATCGCGTACAGCGACGAGGAGTACGAGACGGTTCGGCGCGTCGCCGACAGCGTATCGGGCGAAACGGAGTGA
- a CDS encoding DUF4013 domain-containing protein, producing MIGDSLTYLRESDDALATVLVGGVLLLLGFLLVPLFTVAGYLVRVLRRTADGDERPPAFDDWAEMTLEGVFASVVGFVYFVLPSLVVGLVGVLAVGAFLVVVPGEPSPAPTLSPLVVFAITLAIVVGSLLLWLVGLYAGPAAVTNYATTGRLGAAFSGRSLWRAVTTREYATAWLSAALVLFVASVLGGLLAATLVGGLLTSFVTFYALVAAAYLLGRSWSDVRAERRRSESVASDERPTV from the coding sequence ATGATTGGCGATTCGCTCACCTACCTCCGCGAGAGCGACGACGCCCTCGCGACGGTGCTCGTCGGCGGTGTCCTCCTCCTGCTCGGGTTCCTCCTGGTACCCCTGTTCACCGTCGCGGGCTACCTCGTCCGCGTACTTCGCCGGACCGCCGACGGCGACGAACGACCGCCGGCGTTCGACGACTGGGCCGAGATGACTCTCGAAGGGGTGTTCGCCTCCGTCGTCGGGTTCGTCTACTTCGTCCTCCCGTCGCTCGTCGTCGGTCTCGTGGGCGTCCTCGCCGTCGGGGCGTTCCTCGTCGTCGTCCCCGGCGAGCCGTCGCCGGCCCCGACCCTGAGTCCGCTCGTCGTCTTCGCCATCACGCTCGCCATCGTGGTCGGTTCGTTGCTCCTCTGGCTCGTCGGCCTCTACGCCGGTCCCGCGGCCGTCACCAACTACGCGACGACCGGCCGACTGGGCGCGGCGTTCTCCGGACGCTCGCTCTGGCGGGCCGTGACGACCCGTGAATACGCGACAGCGTGGCTCTCGGCGGCCCTCGTGCTCTTCGTCGCCAGCGTCCTCGGCGGACTGCTCGCGGCCACGCTCGTCGGCGGCCTCCTCACGTCGTTCGTCACGTTCTACGCGCTCGTCGCGGCGGCGTATCTCCTCGGGCGCTCGTGGAGCGACGTCCGCGCCGAGCGCCGACGGTCCGAGAGCGTCGCCTCGGACGAGCGACCCACGGTCTGA